The sequence TTTTCCCTTCCCTTCGGAATAAATTCATTGTACATTTTCTCACTATTGTTGATCATAAGTTGCTTCATGCGTTACCCATTGCGTAACAAGTACCTACTCCAGGAGAAGTAATTGAATTAACTTTTACGTCAACCATTTGTAGTCGTGAGATCGTAGCTCTTGCAACTTTAGTAACGTTAATTAAATTGCTGGTTGACagtattttgtatataattatgtacatgaaAAGCTTAGTTTCTAGTTTGGCATTGTTTCAATATTATGATAATTGGTAAGAAATTCCTATCATGCCGATGTAATTTAGTTAGTTTCGCCGAAAAATTTTGCTTCGTGGTCCTGTGTTTCCACCATGCTTTGATTTGATGAAATCCACGGAAACGCCTCTTTTAGTTTAGGTTGGGATGGCGTTGCCTAGGCCAAGTGGTTCAGTGCAATGCTGTAAATTTCTGGGGCCTCTTTTGATCACTGGCTATTGATAGCAAGGCCTTTATgttgtaactatagtccatttcttttagcgatgcatatttgcaccgactcgcagcggtgcccttttagctcggaaaagtttccggatcgctgattggttgggcaagataattctaaccaatcagcgatccggaaacttttccgagctaaaagggcaccgctgcgagtcagtgcaaaaatgcctcgataaaagaaatggactataggtaccaGCATATGTTGTGGTCGAGGAAAAGGGAGAGACCCGCAACCTTACCCATGTGAAGATCCTGAGATACCAGGAGCCTGAACTCCCACCCGAaaggatatatacatatgttacgTGCATTTACCCttgcaaggattcgaacttatgcctttCGCGTTTGACGCAGGGATAAGGGTAACATATCGATATACATACAATATGCATAGGCACAAGTAGGTGCTGGCTCTCATCCAAGGCTCATCGAATGAGGGAATCGACCAGAAGTTACAGATCATTCGTTAAGAAATATATTAACTAGTTATACCAAGAAGAGAGCTCTGATGCGTGTGATAATAGTGACTAAGGTTGGAGCGTGGAAGGGTGACCTATTTAGGTCCCCAGAATATTAGGCAGATAGATTATTCTGGCCTTCTCAGTTGAGAGGGGAAAATGGCATCTAATAGTCCCACTTATATTAAAAtactattgaaaaaaatattgtctTGTTACTTTTATGTGATCTTGAGATTTTTTCAAGATTATCTTCGACTGCCTGTGAATGGCATGGATTCCCAGAATGTCAGATAAATGAATGAAATTAggtataaaactagaggggcactcagtagagcgcaaacctccgccgcggaagcttatttctcgaacttttggcCGATTTTGACCTTggtctttgaccttaacgtgtattaattggcgtggatttttatacatgcaaatataaacaaagtttgaagtctgtgacaacgatgtccaaacttatgtctgattacgtgaattgggcattttgcttgaccgtgagcttgacctttgaccttgatttttcaaaatttaataatttccagctttttacataagttaatccccgcaagttttattactcactacacacacacatacacacacatgggcgaaaaaataacctcatttcaacttcattggcgggggtaaatataaaatgaatattcaTAAGAAATTAAGTGTTATATAGATTACGTAAAGCAACTACCTACCTCCTTCCATATTAATATCTCGAGACAATTATATTATGATTAATCTTTGGATACTTCCCTCTttgaattcacatttttttttcttttttatttttttttttttttttgcagttccaTGTCACACACAATAAGGTCCAACATTGGTCTAATGAGTCTACGTTTAACTTCAGAGTTTTGCATCGCGAAAACTTTTTCGATTCACTCTGTATTGAACACACCAGAATTGTCCCGAAAAGTTCAGAAAGCGCTTGCAACTTGGATCAACAGACGCGTCTTTTATCGCTTTGCCAATCGGtattttgtagtctctctctctctctctctctctctctctctctctctctctctctctctctctctctctctctctctctctctctttgttttaatTTTCCTATCGGTAACCtttatgaattttatatgtaaattttgatataattgtacaaatgtatatacatatatatatatatatatatatattatacacacatatatatatatatgtgtatatatatatatatatatatatatacatacatacacacctacatatacacagcaaaagccagtaggaaaaaaattaaatactttagtaTCTAGCGCTATCGTGCATTTAAATACACACTTCTtcagagtataatatatatacatatatatatatatatatatatatatatacatcgcaattgtttctttatttattttctcatttggaGTATAtcttgtttttgctttttttaataagttaatcttatttcaattttatattttttgggtaATCAGTCAGTTTCTATTCTCGTTATTGAATTATACGAAAGGAACTGGAACGAGCAAGACCTACCAGAGTTCGTTTGTGGTTGTAAAAGACTTAGTCATTTGTGGACATATTTCCGTTCAAATTTAGAGAGATTTTCCGACTGTAAATACATTGGAAGACAGAAACATTTAGAGCTTCAAAGTGTTGGTAATGAGTGAAGGTAGAAAACAGCTGAGTCCGAGAGTTTTATATGTTACTTATAGTGTACCAATACCAACAGTAGTGCCGGTAATGTAAGAGATGGTCGTGGCGGTAAGACCTAAGGACATTATAtatcttcataatgctgagtccagCATCAGCTCTGttgaaggaccttgatgcttatgtaggtgtagacccaaatggtatttttcctttgttttttataaagactgcagatttcttagctccaaagttacctgttattttgcgcaagttagcaagatgaagagcttttagcacttggagaattggtaatgttattcctctatgtaaatgtgtttgtggtagctcaagtccaatcgtttaccgcccaatttccataactcccatattaactaAAGATTTTGAACATTTTCTGTCAAAACGtaataataggtttgctgaaggtaatcatctattccctagtttgcaatatggttttcgtaaaggccttggagcatatgatgcccctcttacaatctccaatgctgtacagaaatccgttgattgtggtcaggaagttcgtatgattggccttgattttagtgctgcctttgaccgtgttaattatgaggcccttgttttcaaactcaaacagttgggagtgggtgggtcgtttcttagcattattattgattttttaagtaataggtctcaaagagttgttgttgatggacaccatagtgagtataggaatgtgatatcttgtgtaccacagggaagtgttcttggcccattacttttcatactatatacacgtgacgtggtttggtctagaaaacaagcttgttacatatgcagatgatgctactctctttgcatcgattccatccccggaatgtagatctggggttggtgaatcccttaatagagatttagctgaaattagtgcatggtgcaaattatggggtatgaatttgaatcctaacaaaactcaaagtatgattgtaagtaggtcaaggtctgtggctcctcaacatccggatctcagtattgataatgtttctttaactttgtatgactctattaaattttaggtgtgattctcgatagcaaatttacttttgagaaacacattaggtctgtgtcttcttccattgcacaaaaaaattggcttattgagaaagtctttcaagattttcggtgatcaatctattctgaagaagtgttttaattctttcattctaccttgttttgagtattgttctcctgtctggtattcagccgctgattctcatcttaatttgttggacagaaacttacggtctattaaatttcttattcctgatctagatattaatctttggcaccgtcgttcaattagttcattatgcatgttgcataagatttttcataactctgaccatcctttacattcacaccttcctggacaattccatcctgttcgtaatactaggcaggcagttaattttaatagccaagccttctccatcatgaggctcaatactacacagtattctagaagttttattacagctgtgaccaagttgtggaatgatcttcccaatcggatggttgaatcagtagaacttcaaaagttcgaagttggagcaaatgtttttatgtcgaccaggctgacataagtcttcttatatttcatataagatatatctgttttgacgttgttactgtttttagaatgatttattgttaatttgttctcatcatttatttatttccttatttcctttcctcactgggctattttaccctattggagcccttgcgcttatagcatcttgcttttccaactagggttgtagcttggctagtaataatgataatgataataataatagtggctggGCAGCGGGTTCATTGACGGTAGACAATCGCTTTTTCACAACGAAAATATATGGAAATACAATGCATTActttaagataatatatatatatatacatatatatatatatatatatatattatcatatatattatatatatatatatatatatatacacatatatatatatatatatatatatatatatatatatatatataaatatatatatatagacgtaatatatatatatatatatatatatatatatatatatatatatatatatatatatatatatatatatatatatcttcgaagTTTGGTCCTGTCCCTCCTCTCCCCTCCACTTCTTAACTTCAGTTTAAAAGGACATTAAggacaatattttttttcccaGAGAAAAGTCGATGACGTCTGTTTGTGACGTCAGGGACTATTGTGGGACGCCAAACAACCCGTTCGTCTAATCAATCACCGCTAAAGGGAAGTTCCTTCGGACTCGAATGGCGAGGCCTACTACACCGTTTAGGCTTCTGACAGATGAAATACTGTATGAttgtcagtagagagagagagagagagagagagagagagagagagagagagagagaccctcgtgTTGGGGCTGCTGATAGATGACTTGTCATCTCTTGTAAGGAAGCTTTGTAATAAGCTTTCAGATATATAGCAAAAATGGGATATTTTAATGACCAATTTAGATACGTAAACGGACAAGCGTTGCCCCCCTTTTTAGCTGCttacatctccccccccccctccagacaAGGGGGTAGCATGAATGAAGTATGGGTTTGATTTCTATATTGCTCTAAGGATGGAAGGTATTAAGAATTCAAGTCAGACAAATTACCTATAATGGTAACTATTTTCAAAAGGTTATGCATTATTGAAGCAGATAAAATTAGCACAAGTAAAGTAATGAAAtagttgtatagaaaaaatattctGTATTATGAGAACGGAAAGTATAAGCTTATTTATTGCTACCATCAGAAGCTTCATGTTCGTTTTATTGTTACTGTAAGGAAATGACTAAAAAGAATTTTTGGCTACTTTAATCCGATATTCCCGTATATGTATTTCAAATAGCCGAGGTGATTGAGGCTATTAAAAACATGaatcaaaaaataaaaagttttatttttccttaagcaTCTTTCTGCTTGTGATTAGCCATTACCTAGTTTTCATCAACTATCAAAATATATAATGAGAAATTATTCTGTGAAGAAAAGTTGAAGTGTAATCCGTAATAAAACCAAAGATGTTTTTATATAGTAAAAtgaaatatgcatgtatattaaaTAATCGTATTGTATTTCAAGGTTGGATGACAAATAATATCCGGTTTCCAAGCTGGGTTTGTAGGTAATGGGGTgggtgggggggaagggggggaccGGGGCCAACCTGAATTCGAGATGAATCGAGGGAGGACGCACCATCTGTTTTTGTGATCTCTTTAAGCCTAAAGATCTTTTCGGGTGACCACACCTTttcccgactttttttttttttttttttgctttagccCTTCCTGATTGATTGCCTCTTTTATATGCAAATGTTGGCCAAAACCAGGTATCCGCCTTGATATGATAATACTTTGCTTTATGGTTGCGAATGAATAATTGAAGGTAATTTGTTAGGAGGTAATGCTTCTTGGTCTCGTGtaccttttctttaaaaaaatatgcgatctctctctctctctctctctctctctctctctgaatgtgtgGTTTTGTTTATTGCTATAGATAATTTATTATGACGTGATAATTCTTGGTTTTGTGTaccttttcttgaaaaaaaatgcgatatctctctcattaaatatgtgattttgtatataaagctATAAATAACTTATGAGGACATAATGATTCTTGGTCTTGTGTaccttttctttaaaatatatgcaatctctctctctctcctctctctctctctctctctctctctctctctctctctctctctctctctctctctcgtgaatgagATTTTCAGTCATCGTAACATCTTCAAAACTAGTCTTCTGCTACTAATAATAAACCAAGCATAAAGAGAAACAGCATCAAGCTAGATAAGGAAATGTCAACCAATCATACATAAGAGAGTAAGCCGTTCTCCGATTTGCTGCGAAGTCGACTATGGGACCGATCTTATGGAAAGTCCCTGTAGCCCTCGACTATTCTTTAGAAGAGTTTACGGGTGTTTAGTTGACAGAGGAACAAGGTCAATAGTTCATCATTGCAATGCCTTGTGTTGACATAGTTTAAATGTACTTGTATATTGATCTCTATGGCCTGCTGAaatgtcacacagagagagagagagagagagagaggagagagagagagagagagagagagagagagagagagagagagagagagagagaggtggaggtgGAGGGTAAATATCTATTGCCAGTCTGAGTGGTgataatgattgattaattgactGATAGATTGAAAGATATCAAGTACTGCCGAatggtacatacatatacaaattataatttgtgttcacacttgtgtatatatatgatataaatatatatctgtagtttacatgtatgaatgtatatatacgtatatatatatatatatatatatatatatatatatatatatatatatatatacagtataaagacatatatttttCGAGTAATTCGAACCCGTGTATTCTGTATTTATGTAATTAAAAGGTAAATTTAGTTAATTCTTTTGTACATCACCTTCAATTATTTTCTAAAACTGAGTAATAATTAGATGAATTTCTTTTAATGTAACCATTGTAATACAATTTTTCCTGCCGTATCTCAATGGCCGTAGCAGTAGCACTACTGATAAGAGAGACACCTTGTCCATTAGCGAACCGAATAGTGAAACATTGCGAAGTGGTATTTTGACCAACATTCCGTCGGTACTCGTCTTCTGCGCTCGCCCAAGTTCTGACAAACGTACGCATTTCAAACTGCCTGTTTTAATTACTATTTAATGTCCTGATAAATGTCATTGGATTTCTGAGACGGCCAGATGCGGGGGTAGTCGTGTAtcatttggctagttttcatttgTTCCGAAGAATGGAGAGAGACGAAAAGCTGAGAATCGTTCTAATCAGAACTgcatgattgcctttcaaatcctCACGTCCCTAATGAAGACAGAAACTCGGGGTTTTGATGgctttcctctctctctatctcaaatTATGTTGCTCACAAACTGCCCCTTGTTTGTAGCTCTCAGATACTTAGTGTTTTCTTTTAATGAGAAACTGCTACTTTTGTTTTACTCTGGCATCAATTaccctgtatattattattattattattattattattattattattattattattattattattaatattattattattgttattattattattattattgttatttttattgttattattattgttattattaaaggccaagctacaaccctagttggaaaagcaaaatgctataagcccaagggctccaacagggaaaaatagcccagtgaggaaaagaaataaggaaatagataagctacaagagaaataataaataatcaaaataaaatattttaaggacagtaacaacattaaattagatcttttatatataaactataaaaacttccaaacaagcaagaggaagagaaataagatagaacggggtgtccaagtgtaccctcaagtaatagaactctaatccaagacagttgaagaccacggtacagaggttatggcactacccaagactagagaacaatggtttgattttggagtgtccttctcctagaatagctggttaccatagctaaagagtctcttctaccattaccagaggaaagtagccactgaataatgatattgctgtagttaaccccctggTGCAAAGAAAAATGATTGGTAGTACCAGTGTTGTCtgttgtgtgaggacagaggagaatgtggaaggaataggccagactattcggtgtatgtgtaggcaaagacaaaatgagccgtaacttaagagagggatccaatatattactgtctggccagttaatggacccaacaactctctagcagtagtgtctttaactggtggctggtgccctggccaacctactacctagtataaTCACCAATTATTTTAATATGGAATTgaacttttttattttacaattttgtaTTTAACTTCCTAATCATAGTCATTATTTGATCTGGAAATGTGACACTTTAAAGCTGGAATATAGAATTCACAAGACCGATGACTCTTCAAGGCGTTGCATATCTCTGACGTCATTGCTCCCAATGTTTCAAATGACGCAATGCACCTTGTATAACGTATGATTTTCAGAGGGTTTTTAGTCAGAAAATTAACTTGTTTCCCTTGTGACATTATTGCACGTGTGCCTGATTTGGTTAGTGGTGCTTTccagttttgttcattcttctatcattttaattttttttttcaaaagtgaccTTTATCGTATTTCATTTTTGCACAAGTGACCATTATCGTACTCTTGATTTTAGTTCACATTTAAATTTCCCTCTGTCGCCTGACACTTGTATGTTAACAATAATGTACTTTCTCAGGTCACACCTACGTTtttatgattaattgattgatGAAAAACACTTCTTTCGTGAAGCCCCAACATTCAATAAGAAATTTCGCTTGATAAAAGGTACCATGTAATACCCTCATATTTATTAGAATTTCGTTTTGAAAAGTACTATACTATGCccaaaataatatcaaaactgtaaAGAGTGATAGAACTATACGTTATTGCGGGCTCATATCTTGAAAGTTTGAAGTATATGACTtactaatgtattaaaatgtaataaaaagaatttGCTTTATTTGTCCCCCTCTATATTGGTTTTGCATTAAGATTTGCCAGTCTAAGGTTCATGAATTACGTTTGTTCTTCTATAATTAGATTCGATCTCAACTtgttatttattagtttataagaAAATCAAGTTTGGTCTTAGATTGAAGCAATTTtagtatatattcttatgtatttaattcttttatgttttatattagaaaatagctgaaattggtcGCTGTTTATAGACATAACAACgctgctgcagtcaaataaaatgCATCAATAAAGAGTTTCCCTTTTTTGTTTGAAGCGTAACTGACAGCTGACAAACATCAACAGAGTCTTTCGCCATTCATGTTTCTGTAcaatttttgtttgtcctttttcttgcttttctttccagttgagataaaaaaaatcacacacacacacacacacacacatatatatatatatatatatatactgtatatatatatatatatatatactgtatatatattgcgcATTGAAATTTGATGACAATCATTTTCAAATTGATTTAATTAATGTTTACAATCTTTCACCTCTTTTCAAAACAATTTTGAGACGTGCAGGTTTTGTAGGGATTTCCACTCGCCACCCCCTTTGGAGCATGACAACTGAACCTCAATACTCTTCCTGTCAGTGGAAGTCATTATGCTCTtttcttaattacctccgccaacgaagttggtaggaggttatattttcgcccctgtatgtttgaatgtgtgtgtttgtttgtgaacaacctcctggtcacaattttaatcgtagagtaatgaaacttgcaaggattaactgttatgtaaaaagctggaaattgataaattttggaaggtcaaggtcacggtcaagcaaaatgtccatttcacgtaatcagccataagtttggacattgttgacatagagacttcaaacttggttcatatttgagtgtatgaaaatccacgccaattgatacatgttaaggtcaaaggtcaaggtcaaggtcgagcaaaaggtcgagaaatgagctgccgcggtaGAGGTCTTCACTCTATTCCTCGCTCTTCAAATAGGACTCAGGGTTTTACTGTTATTTTACTTGTGACCCTTTTTTATTGCTTTTGTCATTTCAGATCTTGTTCATCACTATCATCACCCTATCAAAATTCCCATTCATTTGAacttaatcttctctctctctctctctctctctctctctctctctctctctctctctctctctattatccttGAAGACTCTTATTAAGCGTAATGCATTCTAATCTCTAATACTGTTTTCTTAAACCTGCCAATAATAAGAAATAACACAAGATTCTTAATCACACCACCAACAAATCGTTCACATTCTAAATTCCTGTAAAGCTATCATTCAAATGTGAAAGCAAATCGTAGTATTCGTTTTTGAAATCCCAGTTATCTCCTTTCCTAACTGTGGTTTCTTAAAAATGTGTTTTAtcctattcatatttatacatttcttatattttattgatatacatTGTCTGTCGCAAATTTTTCTCCAATACTTTTTGCATTATGCACATCTGCTTTATTCCCTTTATCCTTAACTATACGAACCTTCAACCAATAACTACTTATATTAGTTTTATCTTGACCATTTAAATTGTAACTACTTATGTTAATGTTATCTTGGTCATTCAACATGTAACTTCTTATATTATCTTGACTCTTCAACCTCTAACTACTTATATTAGCATTATCTTGACCCGTCAAGCTGTAACTACTTATATTAGTATTATCTTGACCCTTCAACCTGTAGctacttatattaatattttcgTGACCCTTCAACCTGTAACTACTTATATTAATATCATCTTGACCCTTCAACCTGTAACTACTTATTTTAGTATAAACTTGACCCTTCAACCTGTAACTACTTATATTAATATCATCTTGACCCTTCAACCTGTAACTACTTATTTTAGTATAAACTTGACCCTTCAACCTGTAACTACTTATATTAGTATTATCTTGACCCTTCAACCTGTAACTACTTATATTAATATCATCTTGACCCTTCAACCTGTAACTacttatattagtattattttgaCCCTTCAACCTGTAATTACTTATATTAGTATTTTGACCCTTCAATCTGTAACTATTTATATTAGTATTTTGATCCTTCAACCTGTAACTACTTATATTAGTATTATCTTGACCCTTCAACCTGTAGctacttatattaatattttcgTGACCCTTCAACCTGTAACTACTTATATTAATATCATCTTGACTCTACAACCTGTAACTACTTATTTTAGTATAAACTTGACCCTTCAACCTGTAACTACTTATATTAGTATCTTGACCCTTCAACCTGTAACTACTTATTTTAGTATAAACTTGACCCTTTAACCTGTAACTACTTATTTTAGTATCATCTTGACCCTTCAACCTGTAACTACTTATTTTAGTATTATCTTGACCCTTCAACCTGTAACTACTTATTTGAGTATTATCTTGACCCTTCAACGCGTAACTACTTATATTAGTATTTTGACCCTTCAACCTGTAACTACTTATTTTAGTATTATCTTGACCCTTCAATGCGTAACTACTTATATTAGTATTTTGACCATTCAACCTGTAACTACTTATTTGAGTATTATCTTGACCCTTCAACGCGTAACTACTTATATTAGTATTTTGACCCTTCAACCTGTAACTACTTATTTGAGTATTATCTTGACCCTTCAATGCGTAACTACTTATATTAGTATCTTGACCCTTCAACCTGTAACTACTTATTTTAGTATAAACTTGACCCTTCAACCTGTAACTACTTATTTTAGTATTATCTTGACCCTTCAACCTGTAACTACTTATATTAATATCTTGACCCTTCAACCTGTAACTACTTATTTGAGTATTATCTTGACCCTTCAACTTGTAACTACTTATTTGAGTATTATCTTGACCCTTCAACGCGTAACTACTTATATTAGTATTTTGACCCTTCAACCTGTAACTACTTATATTAATATCATCTTGACCCTTCAACCTGTAACTACTTATATTAGTATTTTGACCCTTCAACCCGTAACTACTTATATTAATTTCATCTTGACCCTTTAACCTGTAACTACTTATTTTAGCATAATCTTGGCCCTTCATCCTGTAACTACTAATATTAGTATTATCTTGACCCTTCAACTTGTAACAACGTATATTAATATTATCTTGACCTTTCAACTTGTAACTACTTATATTAATAATATCTTGACCCTTCAACCTTTAACTTCTTATATTAGTATTATCTTGACCCTTTGAcctgtacatatttatatgattGTTATCTTAACCCTTCAACCtctaaataatatcattattattatcttgaccCTTCAACTTGTAACTACTTTTATTAGTATCATATTGAACCTTCAACCTGTAGCTACTTATATTAGTATTATCTCAAGGTTAGTCAGTAAATTATTCGGTTTCCTATTATATCACGATCTTTGTACTGTCATAGTTACCTGTTAAAGTATAATGTTATTCTGATTTGGGTTGACTCTTTTGTTGGTATGctgttaatcttaattttttttttttacattttgataaAGGTTGAACGTGtgattcaccatccttgtgattcaccatccttgtgaaaggCTGGGGGTTTCTTAAGAGCTTTTGTGCCATGATtgttcatcattctctctctctctctctctcttctctctctcctctcctctctctctctctcatattagcttTTGTCAATTCCTCATATAACTTATCACGTTCATTCTTACATTTCCTTCTACCTAAGCACAGAGAATTATTTGTCTTTGAGACCTCTATTAAGATCTTCCTCTTTCAATCCTTTGAAACTTTCCAAACGCAGTTTACCTGAGTTTTATGTTTTCAATGTGTTCAAGATACTCCTTGCATTATATCCGTATTTTATGATTC comes from Palaemon carinicauda isolate YSFRI2023 chromosome 3, ASM3689809v2, whole genome shotgun sequence and encodes:
- the LOC137634473 gene encoding uncharacterized protein, encoding MIWDDDAKRCPLRDCCRAVPNPGILRSCIILTRQAVTTYISIILTLQPVATYINIFVTLQPVTTYINIILTLQPVTTYFSINLTLQPVTTYINIILTLQPVTTYFSINLTLQPVTTYISIILTLQPVTTYINIILTLQPVTTYISIILTLQPVITYISILTLQSVTIYISILILQPVTTYISIILTLQPVATYINIFVTLQPVTTYINIILTLQPVTTYFSINLTLQPVTTYISILTLQPYYLDPSMRNYLYYINLTLQPVTTYFSIILTLQPVTTYINILTLQPVTTYLSIILTLQLVTTYLSIILTLQRVTTYISILTLQPVTTYINIILTLQPVTTYISILTLQPVTTYINFILTL